One window of Miscanthus floridulus cultivar M001 unplaced genomic scaffold, ASM1932011v1 fs_734_2, whole genome shotgun sequence genomic DNA carries:
- the LOC136532869 gene encoding cation-chloride cotransporter 1-like isoform X2: MYCLIYYYVSLKGKAGDWGDGFKSAYFQLALRSLRSLGANNVHPKNWYPIPLIFCRPWGKLPENVPCHPKLADFANCMKKKGRGMSIFVSIIDGDYHESAEEANTAYRQLSAYIDYKHCEGVAEIIVARSISDGFRSIVQIMGLGNLKPNIVVMRYPEIWRRENLITQIPSSFISIINDCIIANKAIVIVKGLDEWPNEYQRLYGTIDLYWIVRDGGLMLLLSQLLLARDGFESCKIQVFCIAEEGTEAEELKADVKKYLYDLRMQAEVIVVTMKSMEAHSEISPNAKKDPQEEYASAQDRIRAYLSQMKETAQREGRPLMEDGRQVVVNEEKVEKFLYTMLKLNTTIVKYSMMAAVVLVSLPPPPLNHPAYCYMEYMDMLVVNVPRMLIVRGYRRDVVTLFT, encoded by the exons ATGTATTG CCTTATCTACTACTATGTCAGCTTAAAAGGAAAGGCTGGTGACTGGGGAGATGGATTTAAAAGTGCATACTTTCAACTGGCTCTGCGAAGCCTCCGATCGCTGGGAG CAAATAACGTACATCCAAAAAATTGGTACCCCATTCCTCTTATATTTTGCCGCCCTTGGGGTAAACTTCCAGAAAATGTCCCGTGCCATCCAAAACTTGCAGAttttgccaattgcatgaagaAAAAGGGCCGTGGCATGTCAATTTTTGTGTCAATCATTGATGGTGACTACCATGAATCAGCTGAGGAAGCAAATACAGCTTACCGTCAACTTAGTGCCTATATTGACTATAAGCATTGTGAGGGTGTTGCTGAGATTATCGTTGCTCGCTCAATATCTGACGGTTTCCGCAGCATTGTTCAGATAATGGGCCTAGGCAACTTGAAGCCAAATATTGTTGTCATGCGTTATCCTGAGATATGGCGTCGCGAGAATCTAATAACACAGATACCATCATCATTTATCAGCATCATAAATGACTGCATTATTGCTAACAAGGCTATTGTTATTGTGAAAGGACTTGATGAGTGGCCTAATGAGTACCAGAGACTGTATGGGACCATTGACCTATACTGGATTGTGAGGGATGGAGGACTAATGCTTCTGTTGTCTCAGCTCCTACTCGCCAGAGATGGTTTTGAAAGCTGTAAGATTCAGGTATTCTGCATAGCAGAAGAGGGTACAGAAGCTGAGGAGCTAAAGGCTGATGTTAAAAAGTATCTGTATGATCTGCGGATGCAAGCTGAGGTTATTGTTGTGACCATGAAGTCAATGGAAGCACATTCTGAGATCAGCCCTAATGCTAAGAAGGATCCCCAAGAAGAATACGCAAGCGCTCAGGATAGAATCAGAGCTTACCTTTCTCAGATGAAGGAGACTGCACAAAGAGAAGGGCGGCCACTGATGGAGGATGGCAGGCAAGTCGTGGTAAATGAAGAGAAGGTTGAGAAGTTCCTCTATACGATGCTAAAGCTGAATACAACTATCGTCAAGTACTCCATGATGGCGGCCGTGGTGCTGGTGAGCCTCCCACCACCACCTCTGAACCACCCGGCCTACTGCTACATGGAGTATATGGATATGCTTGTCGTGAACGTCCCACGGATGCTGATAGTTAGGGGATACAGAAGAGATGTTGTCACACTTTTTACGTGA
- the LOC136532869 gene encoding cation-chloride cotransporter 2-like isoform X1 — MPNICRLLAAAIAWPGPAVIYIGIILSTLGAALQSLTGAPRLLAAIANDDIIPILNCFKAYEGSEPHVATLFTSFICIACVVIGNLDLITPTITMFFLLCYAGVNLSCFLLDLLDAPSWRPRWKIHHWVLSLIGASQCIVIMFMISWTFTVVSLAIASLIYYYVSLKGKAGDWGDGFKSAYFQLALRSLRSLGANNVHPKNWYPIPLIFCRPWGKLPENVPCHPKLADFANCMKKKGRGMSIFVSIIDGDYHESAEEANTAYRQLSAYIDYKHCEGVAEIIVARSISDGFRSIVQIMGLGNLKPNIVVMRYPEIWRRENLITQIPSSFISIINDCIIANKAIVIVKGLDEWPNEYQRLYGTIDLYWIVRDGGLMLLLSQLLLARDGFESCKIQVFCIAEEGTEAEELKADVKKYLYDLRMQAEVIVVTMKSMEAHSEISPNAKKDPQEEYASAQDRIRAYLSQMKETAQREGRPLMEDGRQVVVNEEKVEKFLYTMLKLNTTIVKYSMMAAVVLVSLPPPPLNHPAYCYMEYMDMLVVNVPRMLIVRGYRRDVVTLFT; from the exons ATGCCTAATATATGCAGGCTTCTTGCTGCAGCAATTGCTTGGCCTGGTCCAGCAGTAATTTATATTGGAATTATTTTGTCCACTTTGGGTGCAGCACTACAGAGCTTGACCGGGGCTCCAAGGTTACTTGCAGCAATAGCGAATGATGACATCATTCCCATTCTTAACTGTTTTAAGGCTTACGAAGGGTCTGAGCCTCATGTGGCAACTCTGTTTACAAGCTTCATATGTATTGCTTGTGTTGTGATCGGGAACCTGGATCTGATTACACCTACTATCACTATGTTTTTCCTTCTGTGTTATGCTGGTGTTAATTTGTCATGCTTTCTGCTGGATCTCCTTGATGCTCCTAGCTGGCGCCCTCGTTGGAAGATACACCACTGGGTCCTTTCGCTGATCGGTGCATCTCAATGTATTG TTATCATGTTTATGATCTCATGGACTTTTACCGTGGTCTCCCTTGCCATCGCAAGCCTTATCTACTACTATGTCAGCTTAAAAGGAAAGGCTGGTGACTGGGGAGATGGATTTAAAAGTGCATACTTTCAACTGGCTCTGCGAAGCCTCCGATCGCTGGGAG CAAATAACGTACATCCAAAAAATTGGTACCCCATTCCTCTTATATTTTGCCGCCCTTGGGGTAAACTTCCAGAAAATGTCCCGTGCCATCCAAAACTTGCAGAttttgccaattgcatgaagaAAAAGGGCCGTGGCATGTCAATTTTTGTGTCAATCATTGATGGTGACTACCATGAATCAGCTGAGGAAGCAAATACAGCTTACCGTCAACTTAGTGCCTATATTGACTATAAGCATTGTGAGGGTGTTGCTGAGATTATCGTTGCTCGCTCAATATCTGACGGTTTCCGCAGCATTGTTCAGATAATGGGCCTAGGCAACTTGAAGCCAAATATTGTTGTCATGCGTTATCCTGAGATATGGCGTCGCGAGAATCTAATAACACAGATACCATCATCATTTATCAGCATCATAAATGACTGCATTATTGCTAACAAGGCTATTGTTATTGTGAAAGGACTTGATGAGTGGCCTAATGAGTACCAGAGACTGTATGGGACCATTGACCTATACTGGATTGTGAGGGATGGAGGACTAATGCTTCTGTTGTCTCAGCTCCTACTCGCCAGAGATGGTTTTGAAAGCTGTAAGATTCAGGTATTCTGCATAGCAGAAGAGGGTACAGAAGCTGAGGAGCTAAAGGCTGATGTTAAAAAGTATCTGTATGATCTGCGGATGCAAGCTGAGGTTATTGTTGTGACCATGAAGTCAATGGAAGCACATTCTGAGATCAGCCCTAATGCTAAGAAGGATCCCCAAGAAGAATACGCAAGCGCTCAGGATAGAATCAGAGCTTACCTTTCTCAGATGAAGGAGACTGCACAAAGAGAAGGGCGGCCACTGATGGAGGATGGCAGGCAAGTCGTGGTAAATGAAGAGAAGGTTGAGAAGTTCCTCTATACGATGCTAAAGCTGAATACAACTATCGTCAAGTACTCCATGATGGCGGCCGTGGTGCTGGTGAGCCTCCCACCACCACCTCTGAACCACCCGGCCTACTGCTACATGGAGTATATGGATATGCTTGTCGTGAACGTCCCACGGATGCTGATAGTTAGGGGATACAGAAGAGATGTTGTCACACTTTTTACGTGA